A genomic stretch from Anaerolineae bacterium includes:
- a CDS encoding ABC transporter permease has translation MKKWQTLAYRPFRAMLKQQFLLLTRYPVNLVANFVLVLVMAIAVTLLITVFAPAAMGVRLKGMTLYGFIIYIFLSHTIWTVGLGIQKEKTEGTLTGLYLTPASRFLTLLARALAALSWTAVAGLLGLLLAQAITGPLVFHSPWLALGILFFTLSGLVGLGFAIAGLALNFGESIELVANIFEFGLMGLCAFFFPFSVLPPALQNISRLIPLSYSVDAFRTVALGQMRPELLPLNAELTIIIATGLFGPVVGFMIYLASEKKARQAGDL, from the coding sequence ATGAAAAAGTGGCAAACGTTGGCTTACCGGCCTTTCCGGGCCATGCTCAAACAACAATTTTTGCTCTTGACCCGCTACCCGGTTAACCTGGTGGCTAACTTTGTGCTGGTGCTGGTGATGGCCATTGCCGTGACCCTGTTGATTACAGTTTTTGCCCCGGCGGCAATGGGCGTCAGATTAAAAGGGATGACCCTGTATGGCTTTATCATCTATATCTTTCTCTCGCACACTATCTGGACGGTAGGGTTGGGCATTCAAAAAGAAAAAACAGAAGGCACGCTCACCGGGTTATATCTAACGCCTGCCTCCCGGTTTCTCACGTTGCTGGCCCGCGCTCTGGCGGCCCTTTCCTGGACGGCTGTGGCCGGTTTGCTTGGGCTGCTGCTGGCCCAGGCTATTACCGGCCCCCTGGTTTTCCATTCCCCCTGGTTAGCTTTGGGCATTTTGTTTTTTACATTGAGTGGGTTGGTGGGGCTGGGCTTTGCCATTGCCGGTTTGGCTCTGAATTTTGGCGAAAGCATTGAGTTGGTGGCCAATATTTTTGAATTTGGTTTGATGGGGTTATGCGCCTTTTTCTTTCCTTTTTCGGTTTTGCCCCCGGCCCTGCAAAATATATCCAGACTGATCCCGCTCAGTTACTCGGTTGACGCCTTCCGCACCGTGGCCCTGGGCCAGATGCGGCCTGAACTTTTACCCCTCAATGCGGAATTGACCATTATCATCGCCACCGGCTTGTTTGGCCCGGTAGTGGGGTTTATGATTTACCTGGCCAGCGAGAAAAAGGCGCGGCAAGCGGGAGACCTATAA
- a CDS encoding ABC transporter permease: MKFTFKLMRVLGQTTRVQLIRLSKTWAARLTDLLMPSAIAFVPIILGKAIAGDEAGFNFAQYAHTANYAGFLLIGGGAFILVIRSFWGFGHWLRQEMQGGTLESLYLTPASMAVILAGVALALMLYSALLFVGAMVIGALLFQIVFHTNRLFVALLFLLVGLPPLYGLTLFYGALVLRLKETDAFIMIAQWVLTTLMGVYFPITIFPPLVRIISLLFPPTWLTQGLRGALLDTPYFSQQWWLDLSVLALFCLVAPLLGYLIFVKTERTLRTGSGLGSF, from the coding sequence ATGAAATTCACCTTCAAGTTGATGCGGGTTTTAGGGCAAACCACCCGCGTCCAATTAATCCGTCTTTCCAAAACCTGGGCCGCCCGCCTCACCGATTTGTTGATGCCCTCGGCCATAGCCTTTGTGCCCATTATTTTGGGTAAGGCCATTGCCGGCGACGAGGCCGGTTTTAACTTTGCCCAATATGCCCATACTGCCAACTATGCCGGGTTTTTGCTCATTGGCGGCGGCGCATTTATTTTGGTCATCAGGTCTTTTTGGGGATTTGGCCATTGGCTGCGGCAAGAGATGCAGGGCGGCACTTTAGAAAGCCTGTACCTGACCCCCGCTTCGATGGCGGTTATTTTGGCCGGGGTAGCCCTGGCCCTGATGCTCTATTCGGCTTTGCTTTTTGTGGGGGCTATGGTTATTGGCGCCCTTTTGTTTCAAATTGTCTTTCACACCAACCGTTTGTTCGTGGCCTTGCTTTTTTTGCTGGTTGGCCTGCCTCCCCTGTACGGCCTCACTTTGTTTTATGGGGCGCTTGTTTTACGGCTCAAAGAAACCGACGCCTTTATCATGATCGCCCAGTGGGTGCTGACCACCTTGATGGGCGTTTATTTTCCCATCACCATCTTTCCCCCCCTCGTGCGAATTATCAGCTTGCTTTTCCCCCCCACCTGGCTGACCCAGGGTTTACGCGGCGCGCTCCTGGACACGCCCTATTTTTCTCAGCAGTGGTGGCTGGATTTAAGCGTGCTGGCTTTGTTCTGCCTGGTCGCCCCGCTGCTGGGCTATCTTATTTTTGTCAAAACAGAAAGAACCTTGAGAACAGGTTCAGGGCTTGGTTCTTTTTAA